The Corallococcus silvisoli genome contains the following window.
GCCACCACCCAGCCGAAGGCGATGGGCCCGTCCTCCACGCCCACCGTCTGCGTCGTTAGCCGCACCGTCGGCGGCACCGTGGCGATCCAATCCAGGCCGTAGAACACCGCGAACAGCGGCAGCCCGAAGACGGACAGCTCGAAGGCGCTCGGCAGATAGAGCAGCGCCAGCCCCCGCAGGCCGTAGTACCAGAAGAGCAGCCAGCGGTTGTCGAAGCGGTCCGACATCCATCCGCTCGCCGTGGTGCCCACCAGGTCGAAGATGCCCATCAGCGCGAGCAGCCCCGCGGCCCGCACCTCCGGGATGCCGTGGTCCATGCACGCGGGAATCAGGTGCGTGCCCACCAGCCCGTTCGTCGTCGCGCCGCAGATGAAGAAGCTTCCTGCGAGCAGCCAGAAGTCGCGCTTGCCTGACGCTCGCTTCAGCGCCCCCAGCGCGTTGGCGAGCGGGTTGACGCTGGAGCCCTTCGCCTCCTCCGCGTCCGGTGCGGCCCCGTAGGGCGCAAGCCCCACGTCCGACGGACGGTCGCGCACCAGCCACGCGACCAGCGGGATGACACAGGCCACCACGCCCGCGACGGTGAAGGACACGACGCGCCAGCCGTGGTGCTCCACCAGCATCGCGAGCAGCGGCAGGAAGACGAGCTGCCCCGTCGCGGTGCTCGCGGTGAGCAGGCCCATCACCAGCCCGCGCCTCGCCACGAACCAGTGCTGGACCACGGTGGCGCCCAGCACCATCGCCGTCGTTCCCGTGCCCAACCCCACCAGCACGCCCCAGAAGAGGATCAACTGCCAGGGCGCGTGGATGAAGTTCGTCAGCGCGACGCCCAGGGTGATGATGCAGAGCGAGACCAGCGTCGTGCGCCGGATGCCGAACTTCTGCATCAGCGCGGCGGCGAACGGC
Protein-coding sequences here:
- a CDS encoding MFS transporter; translated protein: MRTHRVHYAWVVAATIFAVLLCAAGVRATPSVFIVPLEREFGWSRALVSSAVSVNLVLYGLVGPFAAALMQKFGIRRTTLVSLCIITLGVALTNFIHAPWQLILFWGVLVGLGTGTTAMVLGATVVQHWFVARRGLVMGLLTASTATGQLVFLPLLAMLVEHHGWRVVSFTVAGVVACVIPLVAWLVRDRPSDVGLAPYGAAPDAEEAKGSSVNPLANALGALKRASGKRDFWLLAGSFFICGATTNGLVGTHLIPACMDHGIPEVRAAGLLALMGIFDLVGTTASGWMSDRFDNRWLLFWYYGLRGLALLYLPSAFELSVFGLPLFAVFYGLDWIATVPPTVRLTTQTVGVEDGPIAFGWVVAAH